The Halomicronema hongdechloris C2206 genome includes a window with the following:
- a CDS encoding metallophosphoesterase family protein has product MNIAVLSCIHGNLEALEAVLREIDQQDVDQIYCLGDLVGYGPYPNEVVARIRALNIPTCQGCWDEDIVDGLNACDCSYPSLLAETRGHRAHEWTNREVTLETRTYLASLPLILQQENLCFVHGSPHSQHEYLLPDTSAFVALERVLFTGADTLFCGHTHIPYVRHLENSHLTLKVASPSTQSPTYSSNTPSSLKHIINAGSVGEPRHGRPNATYVIYNTDAQQVKLREVEYDFTKTCAAILEKGLPAIFAWRLSKGLEYAEKADDPTHVCER; this is encoded by the coding sequence ATGAATATCGCCGTTCTGTCCTGCATCCACGGCAACCTGGAAGCGTTGGAAGCCGTCCTGCGGGAGATTGACCAGCAGGACGTTGACCAGATCTACTGTCTGGGCGATCTAGTGGGTTATGGCCCTTACCCTAACGAAGTCGTCGCCCGCATTCGCGCACTCAACATTCCCACCTGTCAGGGCTGTTGGGATGAAGACATCGTTGACGGGCTAAATGCCTGCGACTGTAGCTATCCTTCCCTGCTGGCCGAAACCCGAGGTCACCGAGCCCACGAGTGGACGAATCGCGAAGTCACCCTCGAAACCCGCACCTATTTGGCCAGTCTGCCCCTGATCCTGCAGCAGGAGAATCTGTGCTTCGTCCACGGCAGTCCCCACAGCCAGCACGAATATTTGCTGCCCGACACCAGTGCTTTCGTAGCTCTAGAACGAGTCCTCTTCACTGGAGCTGATACCCTCTTCTGCGGTCACACCCACATTCCCTACGTGCGTCATCTGGAAAACAGTCACCTCACCCTCAAAGTTGCTTCCCCATCTACCCAGTCACCCACCTACTCTTCTAACACTCCATCCTCTCTCAAGCACATCATCAACGCCGGTTCCGTCGGAGAACCCCGCCATGGACGCCCCAACGCCACCTACGTCATCTACAACACGGATGCCCAACAGGTAAAACTCCGCGAAGTCGAATACGACTTCACCAAAACTTGTGCCGCTATTCTCGAAAAAGGACTCCCTGCTATCTTCGCCTGGCGACTTTCAAAGGGGTTGGAATACGCCGAAAAAGCCGATGATCCAACTCACGTGTGTGAACGATAG
- a CDS encoding metallophosphoesterase family protein, which produces MTHWAILSGINGNLPAYEAVLVDLKRLRCEVEALYILGDLVGPHSQCEALVQRVRQPRKHELTPQVCIGWWEEQCFNLHGMGNDPEATELLKQTGTDGVERLWKSVSRQTVQWLKSLDFGFFELDCLLIHGSTVGCHDRLTPETPPMQLLDRLLRADAKTLFCGRSGLTFHLQIPEGAVTSTVATLDAPAQTMTQTVRDRQVVGVGSVGKEPGKATYTLYSPYTNAVSFRTVRYGAQGKGFGWQLTDKK; this is translated from the coding sequence ATGACTCACTGGGCCATTCTCTCCGGCATCAACGGCAACCTCCCCGCCTACGAAGCGGTGCTCGTTGACCTCAAACGGCTGCGCTGTGAGGTCGAAGCGCTTTATATTCTGGGCGATCTCGTCGGCCCTCATTCACAATGTGAAGCGTTGGTGCAACGGGTGCGTCAGCCCCGCAAGCATGAACTCACGCCGCAGGTCTGTATCGGCTGGTGGGAGGAGCAGTGTTTCAACTTGCACGGTATGGGCAATGATCCGGAGGCAACCGAGTTGTTGAAGCAGACTGGCACAGATGGGGTTGAACGCCTCTGGAAATCGGTGTCGCGGCAAACGGTGCAGTGGCTTAAGTCGCTGGATTTTGGCTTCTTTGAGCTGGATTGCCTGCTGATTCACGGCAGTACGGTGGGGTGCCATGACCGGCTGACGCCGGAAACGCCGCCGATGCAACTGCTGGATCGACTGCTGCGGGCAGACGCCAAAACACTATTTTGTGGGCGATCTGGGTTAACGTTTCACCTGCAAATTCCAGAAGGGGCCGTGACCTCCACCGTGGCTACTCTAGATGCCCCAGCTCAGACAATGACTCAGACAGTACGCGATCGCCAGGTTGTTGGAGTTGGCAGTGTCGGCAAAGAACCGGGGAAGGCCACTTACACCCTGTACAGCCCATATACCAATGCAGTGAGTTTCAGAACGGTCCGCTATGGCGCCCAGGGTAAGGGATTTGGTTGGCAATTGACAGACAAGAAGTGA
- a CDS encoding metal ABC transporter solute-binding protein, Zn/Mn family — protein sequence MPQLFPSRTALLLATSAAITLGLGSCATTSPTSETESPESEVAATPEDSLQVVTTILPITQFTTAVAGDRAEVVQLLPTNVGPHEYQAKPGDAQAIANADVLVKNGLEMEFFLDDMVENAGNADLVVIDSSEGIATLASAGDHGHDHAKEDGHDHAEGEAHDHAEGEAHAEGEEHDHAGHGHAHGEFDPHVWLDPKRAIEQVENIRDGLIAADPGGEAEYTANAEAFIAELETLDTEITEKLAPFAGQTFVVFHDFAAYFADSYGLQTETLVGIPEENPSPEDVKRVMETVQAEGLKTILTEPQAGQESFDAIANDLNIKVSVFDPLETGPADAIQPDYYLNTMRQNADNLAASFEASNQAWLTLWVPQPAAVVPQRVGLRF from the coding sequence ATGCCCCAGCTCTTCCCCTCTCGAACCGCTCTGTTGCTGGCAACCTCTGCGGCGATCACCCTTGGCCTGGGTAGTTGTGCCACCACCTCGCCTACCAGTGAGACGGAGTCTCCCGAATCTGAGGTGGCTGCCACTCCAGAAGATTCGTTGCAGGTGGTGACGACCATTCTGCCCATCACGCAGTTCACTACAGCGGTGGCGGGCGATCGCGCTGAGGTGGTGCAACTGCTTCCCACCAATGTGGGTCCCCACGAGTATCAGGCCAAACCCGGCGACGCCCAGGCGATCGCCAATGCCGACGTGCTGGTGAAAAATGGTCTGGAGATGGAATTCTTCCTGGATGACATGGTCGAGAACGCGGGAAATGCCGACCTGGTGGTCATCGACTCCAGCGAAGGCATTGCAACCCTGGCCAGTGCGGGTGACCACGGTCACGACCATGCCAAGGAAGACGGCCATGATCACGCTGAGGGTGAAGCCCACGATCATGCTGAAGGCGAAGCCCATGCCGAAGGCGAGGAGCATGATCACGCTGGCCACGGTCACGCCCATGGTGAATTTGATCCTCATGTTTGGCTAGATCCCAAACGGGCGATCGAGCAGGTAGAAAACATTCGGGATGGACTGATTGCGGCTGATCCAGGCGGCGAAGCCGAATATACCGCTAACGCTGAAGCCTTCATCGCCGAGTTAGAGACTCTGGACACTGAAATTACTGAAAAGCTGGCTCCCTTTGCGGGACAGACCTTTGTGGTGTTCCACGACTTTGCCGCTTATTTTGCCGACAGTTATGGACTGCAAACCGAGACGCTGGTGGGTATTCCCGAAGAGAATCCGTCTCCTGAAGACGTGAAGCGAGTGATGGAAACGGTGCAGGCGGAAGGTCTGAAGACGATCCTAACGGAACCGCAGGCAGGACAGGAGTCTTTTGATGCGATCGCTAACGACCTCAACATCAAAGTCAGCGTATTCGACCCCCTTGAAACCGGGCCTGCCGACGCGATTCAGCCTGACTACTACCTGAACACCATGCGCCAGAACGCCGATAATCTCGCGGCGTCCTTTGAGGCCTCTAATCAGGCGTGGCTAACGCTCTGGGTGCCCCAACCGGCGGCAGTTGTGCCCCAGCGGGTGGGTCTGCGGTTTTGA
- a CDS encoding metal ABC transporter ATP-binding protein, with protein sequence MSDPVLVIEGLTVYRETHRAVEDVSFAVQPGTDTAIIGPNGAGKSTLIQAVLGILPRQSGDVFVLGHPLSARGYLPTAVRQRIAYLPQNFLFDRRIPITASELVGLGWDRVGPQFPWVGGRARRHAVRAALSQVEAWHLRDQLVSSLSGGETKRVLLAYCLVRPRSLLILDEAPAGLDARSESDFYQLLYQLKQEQGWAILQISHDLDMVRRNCDRVLCLNRTLLCQGVPGHALSPENLSLAYGSEFVRYHHRC encoded by the coding sequence TTGAGCGATCCGGTTTTAGTTATTGAGGGGTTAACGGTTTACCGTGAAACTCACCGGGCTGTGGAGGATGTGTCTTTTGCGGTGCAACCCGGAACAGACACTGCCATCATCGGCCCCAACGGAGCCGGAAAAAGCACCCTGATTCAGGCGGTGCTGGGCATTTTGCCGCGCCAATCGGGGGACGTATTTGTGCTGGGGCATCCTCTATCTGCCAGGGGCTACTTACCGACAGCGGTGCGGCAACGCATTGCTTATTTGCCGCAAAACTTTTTGTTCGATCGTCGCATTCCCATCACCGCGTCTGAGCTGGTAGGGCTGGGCTGGGATCGGGTGGGACCACAATTCCCTTGGGTAGGCGGGCGAGCTCGTCGTCATGCGGTGCGAGCAGCGTTGTCGCAGGTGGAGGCCTGGCATCTGCGCGATCAACTGGTTAGTAGTCTATCGGGAGGAGAAACCAAACGGGTGCTGCTGGCCTATTGTCTGGTGCGTCCCCGCTCCCTGCTGATTTTGGATGAAGCTCCAGCAGGGTTGGATGCCCGCAGTGAATCTGATTTTTATCAGTTGCTCTATCAACTGAAGCAGGAACAGGGGTGGGCGATTTTGCAGATTTCCCATGATCTGGATATGGTGCGTCGCAATTGCGATCGCGTCCTTTGCCTCAACCGCACCTTGCTTTGCCAAGGGGTTCCTGGTCACGCCCTCTCGCCGGAAAACCTGTCGCTGGCCTATGGTTCCGAGTTTGTTCGTTATCACCATCGTTGTTAG